A part of Larkinella insperata genomic DNA contains:
- the porU gene encoding type IX secretion system sortase PorU — protein sequence MFGWKKRNKYGLAVWLFLIGCGLTGWAQPSVLAEGPWLKIGITKTGVYKLDAAFLSGAGVGVPTLDPRTVQLFGNGGAALPQANKQSRPHGLMENAIWITGEADGRFDPGDAIYFFAESPHPIFYDSTARRFTHQINPYTDTTYYFVTFGQKVGKRIAPQPVTAPSGPVITAFDDYAFYKPAGEMANLVRSGREWLEYLGIGTEKTVSLNLPGIVPNSVALVTSEVAGRALINTQFQLKWGTQPLGTQDIESVTDYTYDRKGRLNRRTFTLTPTSVESPVRLSLAYDRSGQGYLQNLGVQIRRELRRYDQPFLFRSLESTAQKTVRYRIQQANAAMQVWDVTNRQIPVSMTIALTATQEGNLTAEGGRLREYLVFSPDQAATPEMVTTVSQQDLSSRETPDLLIVTPATWRNQAERLADFRRTHDKLDVLVVNSQEVYNEFASGQPDPTAIRDFARLLYRRTPGKLKYLLLFGDATFDYKNYTKLLSPAQLAQTLPTYESRESMHPVLSYSSDDYFGFLEATEGEWSEDFSGDHTLDIGVGRLPVKSTEEARTVVDKLIRYATTGKLPGDWQTKIAFVADDGDQDFPNIHQTDADRLAQLISAARPPFRAEKLYLDSFEQEISASGQKAPVVNQVITKALNDGRLIVNYTGHGGETGWAEEQIVTLQDILGWNNQRLPVFVTATCQFGRYDDPGLTSGAELALLNPRGGAIALLTTARPVYASTNYLLNNAFYEALAKNTAEGAPRLGDLIRITKNNSLSGSLNRNFTLLGDPSLQLAYPSAKAVLTRINGQATGSKADTLRALETVRLEGEIQQGGSLVSGFNGQLKITLFDKADTLTTHGTEFSPPMRYTEYRSPLYTGQVRVQNGKFVGQFVMPKDLDYRLGPGKVFLYAVSSDTLVEAAGSYDNVLIGGSNPNPTADTKPPVVRMYINDTTFTDGGTVSGTLVTLIARLSDENGINIARNGIGHELTLWLNDKTPIVVNEYYVTDADDYRRGTVQYTWQSLPPGSYTVRIKAWDVYNNPAESSLRFIVSEQPALIMRSVAVTPNPFQEQANFRVEHNRPGNELETTLMIADLSGRIVNERVYECSNCETPLTGLYWKGTMTSGAAVQRGIYIYRLTVRSKSDGSAATHVGKLLYIR from the coding sequence ATGTTTGGGTGGAAAAAGCGGAATAAGTACGGATTAGCGGTTTGGCTTTTCCTGATCGGCTGCGGGCTGACGGGATGGGCGCAGCCCTCGGTATTGGCTGAGGGGCCGTGGCTGAAAATAGGAATCACAAAAACCGGAGTCTATAAACTTGATGCGGCTTTTTTGAGTGGGGCGGGTGTTGGCGTTCCTACGCTTGACCCGCGGACCGTCCAGCTCTTTGGCAACGGGGGCGCGGCCTTGCCACAGGCGAATAAGCAAAGCCGACCGCACGGTCTGATGGAAAACGCCATCTGGATAACCGGCGAAGCCGATGGTCGTTTCGATCCTGGGGATGCCATTTATTTTTTCGCCGAAAGCCCGCATCCGATCTTCTACGATTCAACCGCCCGGCGCTTCACACACCAGATCAATCCATATACCGATACGACGTATTACTTTGTCACCTTCGGGCAAAAAGTTGGTAAGCGAATCGCTCCGCAGCCGGTGACTGCGCCTTCGGGCCCGGTAATCACGGCATTTGACGACTACGCCTTCTACAAACCCGCCGGAGAGATGGCCAACCTGGTTCGGTCGGGGCGGGAGTGGCTGGAATACCTCGGCATTGGAACCGAAAAAACGGTTTCGCTTAACCTGCCCGGTATTGTTCCTAATTCAGTCGCCTTGGTTACATCAGAAGTGGCTGGGCGCGCGCTGATCAATACGCAGTTTCAACTGAAATGGGGTACGCAGCCCCTTGGTACGCAGGACATCGAAAGCGTGACGGATTACACCTACGACCGGAAAGGCCGTCTGAACCGCCGGACGTTTACGCTAACGCCCACGTCGGTGGAAAGCCCGGTGCGCCTATCGCTGGCTTACGATAGATCCGGTCAGGGGTACCTGCAAAACCTGGGCGTCCAGATCCGGCGTGAGCTTCGGCGGTACGATCAGCCGTTTCTTTTCCGCTCACTGGAATCGACGGCACAGAAAACCGTGCGGTATAGAATTCAGCAGGCTAATGCTGCCATGCAGGTGTGGGATGTTACCAACCGGCAAATACCGGTTTCCATGACGATTGCGCTTACTGCTACACAGGAAGGAAATCTGACGGCTGAAGGGGGCCGTCTGCGCGAATACCTGGTCTTTTCGCCGGATCAGGCAGCTACACCGGAGATGGTAACCACCGTCAGCCAGCAGGATTTATCGAGCCGTGAAACGCCGGATTTGTTGATTGTTACCCCGGCAACCTGGCGAAACCAGGCGGAGCGGCTAGCTGATTTTCGCCGGACGCATGATAAACTGGATGTGTTGGTCGTCAATTCGCAGGAGGTGTATAACGAGTTTGCTTCCGGTCAGCCGGACCCAACCGCCATCCGGGATTTTGCCCGGCTCCTGTACCGCCGGACGCCTGGGAAGCTGAAATACCTGTTGCTTTTTGGTGACGCTACGTTCGATTACAAAAATTACACGAAGTTGTTATCGCCGGCTCAGCTGGCGCAAACCCTGCCCACGTACGAAAGCCGGGAGTCGATGCATCCGGTTCTGAGCTACAGTTCCGACGATTATTTTGGCTTTCTGGAGGCTACCGAGGGCGAGTGGAGCGAAGACTTCTCGGGTGATCACACCCTGGACATTGGCGTGGGGCGGCTGCCGGTTAAGTCAACGGAGGAAGCCCGGACGGTGGTGGATAAACTCATCCGGTACGCGACGACGGGCAAGTTGCCGGGCGACTGGCAGACTAAAATTGCCTTCGTGGCTGATGATGGCGACCAAGATTTTCCCAACATTCACCAAACGGATGCCGACCGGCTGGCGCAGCTGATTTCGGCGGCCCGACCACCGTTTCGGGCAGAGAAGCTTTACCTGGATAGTTTTGAGCAGGAAATCTCTGCCAGTGGGCAAAAAGCGCCGGTCGTGAATCAGGTCATTACAAAGGCCCTGAACGACGGGCGATTGATCGTTAATTACACGGGACACGGTGGAGAAACGGGCTGGGCGGAAGAACAAATTGTTACTTTGCAGGATATTCTGGGTTGGAACAACCAACGGCTTCCGGTTTTCGTTACGGCTACCTGTCAATTTGGACGCTACGATGATCCGGGCTTGACGTCGGGTGCTGAATTGGCGTTGCTAAATCCGCGGGGGGGCGCTATTGCCCTGCTGACAACCGCTCGTCCGGTCTACGCCAGCACCAATTATTTACTGAATAACGCCTTCTACGAAGCGCTGGCAAAAAATACGGCCGAAGGGGCGCCCCGCTTGGGCGATCTGATCCGGATCACCAAAAACAACAGCCTCAGCGGAAGCCTGAACCGGAATTTTACCCTCCTGGGCGATCCTTCCCTGCAGCTGGCTTACCCGTCCGCCAAAGCCGTTCTGACCCGCATCAACGGGCAGGCCACGGGCTCAAAAGCCGATACCCTCCGGGCGCTGGAAACCGTTCGGCTGGAGGGCGAGATTCAGCAGGGCGGATCGCTGGTGAGTGGATTTAACGGACAGCTTAAAATCACGCTTTTCGACAAAGCAGATACCCTGACGACCCATGGAACCGAGTTTAGTCCACCCATGCGCTACACCGAATACCGTAGTCCTCTCTATACGGGACAGGTGCGGGTGCAGAACGGCAAGTTTGTGGGTCAGTTTGTGATGCCGAAAGATCTGGACTACCGGCTCGGGCCAGGAAAGGTGTTTCTTTACGCTGTTTCATCGGACACCTTGGTAGAAGCTGCCGGGAGTTACGACAACGTATTAATCGGCGGTAGTAACCCCAATCCGACGGCCGACACCAAGCCGCCCGTCGTTCGAATGTACATCAATGACACTACGTTTACAGACGGAGGAACGGTTTCCGGAACGCTAGTTACATTAATTGCCAGACTTAGTGATGAGAATGGCATCAATATTGCCCGTAACGGTATTGGGCACGAATTGACGCTCTGGTTGAATGACAAAACACCGATTGTGGTAAATGAATACTACGTAACGGATGCGGATGATTACCGGCGTGGTACTGTCCAATACACCTGGCAAAGTTTGCCACCCGGCTCCTATACCGTTCGGATAAAAGCGTGGGATGTTTACAATAATCCGGCCGAAAGCTCGTTGAGATTTATAGTTTCCGAACAGCCGGCCCTGATCATGCGGTCGGTTGCTGTAACACCCAACCCATTTCAGGAACAGGCCAACTTCCGGGTCGAACATAACCGCCCGGGCAACGAGTTGGAAACCACACTAATGATTGCAGATTTGAGCGGACGAATTGTGAACGAGCGTGTTTATGAATGTTCTAATTGCGAGACACCCCTAACCGGGCTATATTGGAAAGGAACCATGACAAGCGGAGCGGCCGTACAGCGAGGGATATACATATACCGGCTGACAGTGCGTTCAAAGTCGGACGGATCAGCGGCAACACACGTGGGCAAGTTGCTCTACATTAGATAG
- a CDS encoding sprT domain-containing protein, which produces MEERTIFEKYLPGNAVAYCYDLWKKHPFLFVVSRPRKTKLGDFRAEPGKGFTITVNNDLNPYAFLVTYLHEVAHLLVYQRYRRVGQPHGLAWQKAFREVMQPVLHEAVFPAAILTPLEDYLRNPAASTGAHSRLTRALRQLDDQPTGKQLLIEMPEGETFRFLQKEYIRGMKRRTRVVCTEKITGLKVSIWAHVWVEKAE; this is translated from the coding sequence ATGGAAGAACGAACGATCTTTGAAAAATACCTGCCAGGCAACGCCGTCGCGTATTGCTACGATTTGTGGAAAAAGCATCCTTTTTTATTTGTTGTTTCGCGCCCCCGGAAAACAAAACTGGGCGACTTTCGGGCCGAGCCAGGAAAAGGATTTACGATTACCGTTAATAATGATTTAAATCCCTACGCCTTCCTGGTTACTTACCTGCACGAAGTAGCTCACCTGCTGGTGTACCAGCGTTACCGGCGTGTGGGCCAGCCCCACGGTTTGGCCTGGCAAAAAGCATTTCGGGAGGTGATGCAACCGGTTTTGCACGAAGCGGTTTTTCCGGCGGCTATACTTACACCGTTGGAAGATTATCTACGCAATCCGGCGGCTTCAACCGGAGCGCACTCAAGACTGACCCGGGCGTTGCGGCAATTGGATGATCAACCCACTGGAAAGCAGTTGTTGATTGAGATGCCGGAAGGCGAAACCTTCCGATTTTTGCAGAAAGAATACATCCGGGGTATGAAACGACGAACCCGCGTCGTTTGTACAGAGAAGATAACAGGTCTGAAAGTGTCGATTTGGGCGCATGTTTGGGTGGAAAAAGCGGAATAA
- a CDS encoding GtrA family protein, whose amino-acid sequence MKERGLKTKEVKSLFTFFLTALLGATVNFVTQIIYRKYFNFDTSVLLGYLTATVISFLPTKNYAFSAKGTGNMGREMIKFLVIALVAWGVQVGMAVATLRWVANPYFSSLLLFWREKISHVVGMGFSFLANYFGHKLLTFRSTGMYDKFKARSHRHTE is encoded by the coding sequence GTGAAAGAACGCGGACTTAAAACGAAAGAGGTAAAAAGTCTTTTTACGTTCTTTCTAACGGCGCTTTTAGGAGCAACGGTCAATTTCGTGACCCAGATTATCTACCGCAAATACTTTAATTTCGATACCAGCGTCCTGTTGGGTTATCTGACGGCAACCGTCATTAGTTTTCTTCCGACCAAAAATTACGCCTTTTCTGCGAAAGGTACCGGTAACATGGGGCGAGAAATGATCAAGTTTCTGGTCATTGCGCTGGTAGCCTGGGGGGTGCAGGTAGGCATGGCCGTCGCTACGTTGAGATGGGTAGCTAATCCGTACTTTTCGAGTTTGTTATTGTTCTGGCGCGAAAAGATTTCGCACGTTGTTGGAATGGGCTTTAGCTTTCTGGCGAATTATTTTGGACATAAACTATTGACTTTTCGTAGTACCGGAATGTACGATAAGTTCAAAGCCCGCTCTCACCGGCATACAGAATAA
- a CDS encoding NADH-quinone oxidoreductase subunit N codes for MLSIILLSVFGIVLLYLGFLKSRAVLLPAALLALLIALGAEFTEWNKSYLYFGDMLLMSNQAILFVGIVLVSAFMVVSLSGDFLEDEAAQPAEYYAILLFSIVGAVMMIAYENLIMLFVGVEILSVSMYILTGSDKRNLRSNEAALKYLLMGSFATGILLFGMALLYGAAGSFTLTDIKGYIALSQGQPSLLLYMGVLLVLIGMLFKVSAAPFHFWTPDVYEGAPTLFTAFMSTVVKTAGFAALLQLLSVSFGAIYGFWWVILAAITGLTLLIGNLTAAYQNSFKRMMAYSSISHAGYLLIGLVALGQQSKPALVFYSLAYSISTIAAFGILLVVAKQRTVDGRPDDTYTAFNGLSRQNPLLAFVLAVSMLSLAGIPLTAGFWGKFMVFSAAVDKGMIWILVLAVLMSAVGIYYYFRVVIAMYFREGTSTPIQVAPFYRFVLIAATVITIVLGLVPGLFQDLL; via the coding sequence ATGCTTTCGATTATACTCCTGTCTGTATTTGGAATCGTGCTTCTGTACCTGGGTTTCCTTAAATCCCGGGCGGTTCTGTTACCGGCTGCCTTGCTGGCTCTGCTCATCGCGCTAGGGGCTGAATTCACGGAGTGGAACAAATCCTATCTTTATTTCGGAGATATGCTGCTGATGAGCAATCAGGCCATTTTGTTTGTAGGCATTGTTCTGGTATCGGCGTTTATGGTCGTATCGCTCTCTGGCGATTTTCTGGAAGATGAGGCTGCTCAGCCGGCTGAATATTACGCAATTCTGCTTTTTTCAATTGTAGGCGCGGTTATGATGATCGCGTACGAAAACCTAATCATGCTCTTTGTTGGAGTCGAGATTCTGTCGGTATCCATGTACATTCTGACGGGTAGCGATAAGCGGAATTTGCGGTCGAACGAAGCGGCTCTGAAGTACCTGCTGATGGGTTCATTTGCAACGGGGATCCTGCTCTTTGGCATGGCGCTGCTTTACGGGGCGGCTGGTTCGTTTACATTAACAGACATTAAAGGATACATTGCCCTGTCGCAGGGGCAGCCTTCGCTGCTGTTGTACATGGGCGTTCTGCTGGTTTTGATCGGGATGCTGTTCAAGGTATCGGCGGCTCCTTTTCACTTCTGGACCCCCGACGTGTACGAAGGCGCCCCGACTTTATTTACCGCTTTCATGTCAACGGTGGTGAAAACGGCCGGTTTTGCGGCTTTGCTGCAACTGCTTTCCGTTTCGTTTGGCGCCATTTACGGTTTCTGGTGGGTTATTCTGGCGGCCATTACGGGCCTGACGTTGCTCATTGGCAACCTGACGGCGGCTTACCAGAATAGCTTTAAGCGCATGATGGCTTATTCGAGTATTTCCCACGCGGGTTACCTACTGATCGGCTTGGTTGCCCTGGGCCAGCAATCGAAACCGGCGCTGGTTTTTTATTCACTGGCTTATTCAATATCTACTATTGCCGCATTCGGTATTCTGCTCGTCGTGGCCAAACAGCGTACCGTTGATGGCCGACCCGACGACACGTATACAGCTTTTAATGGATTATCTCGTCAAAATCCGTTACTTGCGTTTGTTCTGGCCGTCTCAATGTTATCATTAGCCGGTATTCCGCTCACAGCGGGCTTCTGGGGTAAGTTCATGGTCTTTTCGGCGGCTGTCGACAAAGGAATGATCTGGATTCTGGTGTTGGCGGTATTAATGTCAGCGGTGGGGATCTATTACTATTTTCGGGTGGTCATTGCAATGTACTTCCGGGAGGGAACCTCAACTCCCATTCAGGTGGCTCCTTTTTACCGGTTTGTTCTGATTGCCGCTACTGTCATAACCATCGTGTTAGGTCTCGTTCCGGGATTATTCCAGGATTTATTGTAA